TTATTTGTTTTGTTTCTTATTAATTGCTTCTTGAAGAGGATCGCCTTTCAAAGCGGCAGAAGCGTCTTTAAGTGCTCCAGTCAATGCTTGCTTGTCTTTCCCGTTTGACTTGCCCTTACCTATATTAAAAAAACCCATTATGATCACCTCATATAATGAATTGTGATACATGTTTAATTTGGTTCTTTTATTAAGATAATATACACAGAGTAAAATGGAATTGATACTCGTGTATAGCCTTGTATCACGTGGGCAACATAAGGTACGAAAAAGAAAGCAGCTAAGCTGCTTTCTTATTTTACCAAGGATGCTTCGTTAGCCTCTTTAGCAAGTTCAATAGCGCCGTAAATTCCTGC
This window of the Bacillus gobiensis genome carries:
- the sspJ gene encoding small acid-soluble spore protein SspJ, yielding MGFFNIGKGKSNGKDKQALTGALKDASAALKGDPLQEAINKKQNK